The Candidatus Tumulicola sp. genome has a window encoding:
- the hemG gene encoding protoporphyrinogen oxidase produces MKLGDIDVAVIGAGISGLTAAYYLQKAGRRVALFEAEPVPGGCIGSTAQGPYVADRGPQTFTTAEPLLELVRELNLDGAFTSADRAAARRYIFRHGRLNAMPTSLAGFLETPLLSTGAKCRLLMEPFVRRRIDVADESIAAFAQRRAGPDVVDALVAPIVSGIFAGDPARLSMQSTAPLLREIERRDGSVLVGSARRMRSGAVKRRAAGFIQGSRALVCAFARALGDALRTGVRVKRLSQKGASIALECEGLPESTIEARWVVVALPAPAAADLLALLEPDAAAALREIETPPMAQLALAYPRAAVGVPLDGFGFLACRQEGVRMLGAVWNSVVFPDRCPSDEVLVTAFFGGATDPDVANCSDEDLARTAHAELTRIMKINKGGAGSLGPAKIVAGFRWDAGIPQYTLGHAERVARIRRGLSRLPNVRLIGNFLRGASVSDCIRVAREETADL; encoded by the coding sequence ATGAAACTTGGAGATATTGACGTTGCCGTCATCGGCGCCGGGATATCCGGCCTCACCGCCGCCTACTATCTGCAGAAGGCGGGCCGGCGCGTAGCGCTGTTCGAGGCGGAGCCGGTACCGGGCGGCTGCATCGGCTCAACTGCGCAGGGTCCGTATGTCGCCGACCGCGGGCCGCAAACGTTCACAACAGCCGAGCCGCTCTTGGAACTCGTGCGCGAATTGAATCTCGATGGAGCGTTCACGAGCGCCGACCGCGCGGCGGCGAGGCGCTACATCTTCAGGCACGGCCGGCTGAACGCGATGCCGACGTCGCTTGCCGGCTTTCTTGAGACGCCGTTGCTCTCGACCGGCGCGAAATGTCGTCTCTTGATGGAGCCATTCGTTCGCCGAAGAATCGATGTAGCGGATGAGTCGATCGCCGCGTTTGCGCAGCGGCGCGCGGGCCCCGACGTCGTCGATGCGCTGGTGGCGCCGATCGTCTCCGGGATTTTCGCGGGCGATCCGGCTCGACTCTCGATGCAAAGCACAGCGCCGCTGCTGCGCGAGATCGAACGTCGCGATGGCAGCGTCTTGGTCGGCTCGGCGCGGCGCATGCGCTCGGGCGCGGTCAAGCGCCGTGCCGCTGGATTCATCCAGGGAAGCCGCGCGCTCGTGTGTGCATTCGCGCGCGCGCTCGGCGACGCGTTGCGCACCGGCGTCCGGGTGAAACGGCTGTCGCAAAAGGGCGCGAGCATTGCGCTCGAATGTGAAGGTCTGCCGGAGTCCACGATAGAGGCGCGCTGGGTGGTGGTCGCGTTGCCGGCGCCCGCCGCGGCCGATCTGCTCGCGTTGCTGGAGCCCGACGCAGCGGCGGCGCTGCGCGAGATCGAAACGCCGCCGATGGCGCAGTTGGCGCTCGCGTACCCGCGCGCGGCCGTCGGCGTGCCGCTGGACGGTTTCGGATTTCTTGCCTGTCGCCAAGAAGGCGTCCGCATGTTGGGAGCGGTTTGGAATTCCGTCGTGTTTCCCGACCGCTGCCCGTCTGACGAGGTGTTGGTCACGGCCTTTTTCGGCGGCGCGACGGACCCCGACGTCGCGAACTGCAGCGATGAGGACCTTGCGCGCACCGCACACGCCGAGCTCACCCGCATCATGAAAATCAACAAAGGTGGAGCGGGATCTTTAGGTCCCGCGAAAATCGTCGCCGGTTTCCGCTGGGACGCCGGCATCCCACAATACACGTTGGGTCACGCCGAACGCGTGGCGCGCATACGGCGAGGCCTCTCGCGCCTTCCCAACGTCAGGCTCATCGGTAACTTCCTCCGCGGGGCAAGCGTGAGCGATTGCATCCGAGTGGCTCGAGAAGAGACGGCGGACTTGTGA